A single genomic interval of Corallococcus exiguus harbors:
- a CDS encoding S46 family peptidase: MKKTLLLLALVAAPAFAGEGKWTPQQVLELSPAWLKAQGLQLPPNKLWDPKRGTGLLAGTVNTGGCSGSFISASGLIITNHHCAFSIIQEHSSPQKDLITDGFLAKSQSEELPGKGSRVQVPRGFKDVTAEINGAVPQGADDLARYKAIDRKQKELVAECEKRPATRCQVATFDGGVNYTLVDAVELQDVRLVYAPPRAVGEYGGEEDNWMWPRHTGDFAIIRAYTAPDGASAAFSDKNVPYKAEFFFPLSTEGVKPGDFVMVLGYPGSTYRTLLADEMAERQARYYPRMRDVLGEAIRILETEGEKDPAGKIAVASQLKGLHNAYKNAGGQLAGLKRGHIVEKQRDTEAATVAWAQKDAAKWGDALKAREALLAEQQDSAKTFDREFLLNMSSRLARGPALATSVSRLAMERAKPDLERRPEYMDREVPRIKDRLEREQKNLFLASDKALLHAFVKRAQALPADARIASVDAAFGKTYSEKDVSAKIDSLYAGTKVLTLAERLKMADESVGQLAARRDPMLAFGMELAKEQAALDDTRDRRQGASSRLRPAWRKAVMAQAGKPIAPDANSTLRVSFAKVQGYTPRDGALYLPQTTLTGMMQKHTGEEPFNAPEKVRAAAAAKKFGQWVDPRLKDVPVDFLADADTTGGNSGSPTVNGKGQLVGVNFDRVWENVANDFGYNPDVARNVNVDVRYLLWQLDQVEDADSLLRELNVRKGKPVAKEAR, from the coding sequence ATGAAGAAGACGCTCCTGCTCCTCGCGCTCGTGGCAGCCCCGGCCTTCGCCGGGGAAGGGAAGTGGACCCCTCAGCAGGTACTGGAACTGAGCCCTGCCTGGCTCAAGGCCCAGGGCCTCCAGCTGCCACCCAACAAGCTGTGGGACCCCAAGCGGGGCACGGGCCTGCTGGCGGGCACGGTGAACACCGGTGGCTGCTCCGGGTCGTTCATCTCCGCCTCCGGCCTCATCATCACCAACCACCACTGTGCCTTCTCCATCATCCAGGAGCACAGCTCCCCGCAGAAGGACCTCATCACCGACGGCTTCCTCGCGAAGAGCCAGTCGGAGGAGCTCCCGGGCAAGGGCTCGCGCGTGCAGGTGCCGCGCGGCTTCAAGGACGTGACGGCGGAGATCAACGGCGCCGTGCCGCAGGGCGCGGACGACCTCGCGCGCTACAAGGCCATCGACCGCAAGCAGAAGGAGCTGGTGGCCGAGTGCGAGAAGCGCCCCGCCACCCGCTGCCAGGTGGCCACCTTCGACGGCGGCGTGAACTACACGCTGGTGGACGCGGTGGAGTTGCAGGACGTGCGCCTGGTCTACGCTCCGCCGCGCGCCGTGGGTGAGTACGGCGGCGAAGAGGACAACTGGATGTGGCCGCGCCACACCGGCGACTTCGCCATCATCCGCGCGTACACCGCGCCGGACGGCGCCTCCGCGGCGTTCAGCGACAAGAACGTGCCCTACAAGGCGGAGTTCTTCTTCCCCCTGTCCACCGAAGGCGTGAAGCCGGGCGACTTCGTGATGGTGCTGGGCTACCCGGGCAGCACCTACCGCACGCTGCTGGCGGACGAGATGGCGGAGCGCCAGGCGCGCTACTACCCGCGCATGCGCGACGTGCTGGGCGAGGCCATCCGCATCCTGGAGACGGAAGGGGAGAAGGATCCGGCCGGGAAGATCGCCGTGGCCTCGCAGCTCAAGGGCCTGCACAACGCCTACAAGAACGCGGGCGGCCAGCTGGCGGGCCTGAAGCGCGGCCACATCGTGGAGAAGCAGCGCGACACGGAGGCCGCCACCGTCGCCTGGGCGCAGAAGGACGCTGCGAAGTGGGGGGATGCCCTCAAGGCCCGCGAGGCGCTGCTCGCGGAGCAGCAGGACTCCGCCAAGACCTTCGACCGCGAGTTCCTCCTGAACATGTCCAGCCGTCTGGCGCGAGGCCCCGCGCTGGCCACGTCCGTGTCCCGGCTGGCCATGGAGCGCGCGAAGCCGGACCTGGAGCGCCGCCCGGAGTACATGGACCGCGAGGTGCCGCGCATCAAGGACCGCCTGGAGCGCGAGCAGAAGAACCTCTTCCTCGCCTCGGACAAGGCGCTGCTGCACGCGTTCGTGAAGCGCGCGCAGGCGCTCCCCGCGGACGCGCGCATCGCGTCCGTGGATGCGGCCTTCGGCAAGACGTACTCGGAGAAGGACGTCTCCGCGAAGATCGACTCGCTGTACGCGGGCACCAAGGTGCTCACCCTGGCGGAGCGCCTGAAGATGGCGGACGAGTCCGTGGGGCAGCTCGCCGCGCGCCGCGACCCCATGCTGGCGTTCGGTATGGAGCTGGCGAAGGAGCAGGCCGCGCTGGATGACACGCGCGACCGTCGTCAGGGCGCGTCCTCCCGGCTGCGGCCGGCGTGGCGCAAGGCGGTGATGGCTCAGGCGGGCAAGCCGATTGCTCCGGACGCCAACAGCACGCTGCGCGTGTCGTTCGCCAAGGTGCAGGGCTACACGCCGCGCGACGGCGCGCTGTACCTGCCGCAGACGACGCTGACGGGGATGATGCAGAAGCACACCGGTGAGGAGCCCTTCAACGCGCCGGAGAAGGTGCGCGCGGCCGCGGCGGCGAAGAAGTTCGGGCAGTGGGTGGACCCCCGGCTGAAGGATGTGCCGGTGGACTTCCTGGCGGACGCGGACACGACGGGCGGCAACTCCGGCAGCCCCACGGTGAACGGCAAGGGGCAGCTGGTGGGCGTGAACTTCGACCGCGTGTGGGAGAACGTCGCGAACGACTTCGGCTACAATCCGGACGTGGCCCGGAACGTCAACGTGGACGTGCGCTACCTGCTCTGGCAGCTCGACCAGGTCGAGGACGCGGACTCCCTCCTGCGTGAGCTGAACGTCCGCAAGGGCAAGCCGGTGGCCAAGGAGGCTCGCTGA
- a CDS encoding type II secretion system protein GspL, with amino-acid sequence MARILGLDLGSHSVKGVVLTSGTKSNTTQAYAEVRRAQEGERLETLRAAVEELLGKMPQGHVDQVVIALPGPSLTTHAVSLPFSDSKRVEATLPFEVGSQLPFDISEVVYDYQVVGQKDTGGKEKAADLLVGVVKKEELQSLLAMLSGLQVDPRVITHPALAYQNLFNQLPGLFEGVGDGGPVAVVDIGHERTAVAIGHPGKGVEFARTFAGGGRDLTRALATEFQTTVPEAHAWKEAHGVMASAAQGPDAERAANAFVRGMQPVLRELRPSFKAYAARARQQVSAVVLCGGTARMPGLAEQLSKDLNLPVRVLALPVDAAAMVGPKETPSAAQAYALAMRGNAAGVKAPRFNLRRGEFSFKGGYDYVKDRLGLLASFAVTLLLLLIAFGVVRNTVLARREAEVDAVLCKTTQRILGTCETNYDRALNMLKGVESPAAALPAMSAVNLLAEVTQRIPPEVPVKFDRIQVDLDRIMLQGETDSSKQIDTLSAALKGHRCFKDVKEGKVEKTRDGQKVTFRLDVQVQCPGETPAGET; translated from the coding sequence ATGGCCCGCATTCTTGGCCTGGACCTGGGCAGCCACTCCGTGAAGGGGGTGGTCCTCACCTCCGGGACGAAAAGCAACACCACCCAGGCCTACGCGGAAGTGCGCCGCGCGCAGGAAGGCGAGCGCTTGGAGACGCTGCGCGCCGCGGTGGAGGAGCTGCTCGGGAAGATGCCGCAGGGGCACGTGGACCAGGTCGTCATCGCCCTGCCCGGCCCGTCCCTCACCACGCACGCGGTGAGCCTGCCCTTCTCCGACAGCAAGCGCGTGGAGGCGACGCTGCCCTTCGAAGTGGGCAGCCAGCTGCCGTTCGACATCTCGGAGGTCGTCTACGACTACCAGGTGGTCGGCCAGAAGGACACCGGCGGCAAGGAGAAGGCCGCGGACCTGCTGGTGGGCGTGGTGAAGAAAGAAGAGCTCCAGTCGCTGCTGGCGATGCTGAGCGGCCTCCAGGTGGATCCTCGCGTCATCACCCACCCGGCGCTCGCGTACCAGAACCTCTTCAACCAGCTGCCCGGCCTCTTCGAGGGCGTGGGTGACGGCGGCCCGGTGGCGGTGGTGGACATCGGCCACGAGCGCACGGCGGTGGCCATTGGCCACCCGGGCAAGGGCGTGGAGTTCGCGCGCACCTTCGCGGGCGGCGGGCGCGACCTGACGCGAGCTTTGGCCACGGAGTTCCAGACGACGGTTCCGGAGGCCCACGCGTGGAAGGAAGCGCACGGCGTCATGGCCAGCGCCGCGCAGGGACCGGACGCCGAGCGCGCCGCGAACGCCTTCGTGCGCGGCATGCAGCCGGTGCTGCGCGAGCTGCGCCCGTCCTTCAAGGCCTACGCCGCGCGCGCCCGCCAGCAGGTCTCCGCGGTGGTGCTGTGCGGTGGCACCGCGCGGATGCCGGGCCTGGCCGAGCAGCTGTCCAAGGACCTGAACCTGCCGGTGCGCGTGCTGGCGCTCCCGGTGGACGCGGCCGCGATGGTTGGCCCCAAGGAGACGCCGTCCGCGGCGCAGGCGTACGCGCTGGCCATGCGCGGCAACGCGGCCGGGGTGAAGGCGCCGCGCTTCAACCTGCGCCGGGGCGAGTTCTCCTTCAAGGGCGGCTACGACTACGTGAAGGACCGGCTGGGCCTGCTGGCGTCCTTCGCGGTGACGCTGCTGCTCCTGCTCATCGCATTCGGCGTCGTGCGCAATACCGTCCTGGCGCGGCGCGAGGCGGAGGTGGACGCGGTGCTCTGCAAGACGACCCAGCGCATCCTGGGCACCTGCGAGACGAACTACGACCGCGCGCTGAACATGCTCAAGGGCGTGGAGAGCCCCGCCGCGGCGCTGCCCGCGATGTCCGCGGTGAACCTGCTGGCGGAGGTCACCCAGCGCATCCCGCCGGAGGTGCCGGTGAAGTTCGACCGCATCCAGGTGGACCTGGACCGCATCATGCTTCAGGGCGAGACGGACAGCTCCAAGCAGATCGACACGCTCTCCGCCGCCTTGAAGGGCCACCGCTGCTTCAAGGACGTGAAGGAGGGCAAGGTGGAGAAGACGCGTGACGGGCAGAAGGTGACCTTCCGCCTGGACGTGCAGGTGCAGTGCCCCGGCGAGACGCCGGCGGGAGAGACCTGA
- a CDS encoding APC family permease → MPRRREGNGLMDLLLGRPLTSAQAMQEKTGVLTGVALLGLDALSSAAYGPEAALTVLRPLGASGLWLLFPITAAIVGLLMIVASSYAQTLAAYPSGGGAYTVAKQNLGRGAGLLAATALMLDYLLNVAVGISAGTGALVSALPALRPHTLPITLGILALLTVVNLRGVSEAGAVFVVPTWFFITSLSVVLAVGLFKLATGDAMPVQQPPPLAVPTASLGAWLVIRAFASGCTAMTGVEAISNAVPIFRDPSIRRARTTLGIIVGVLVTMLLGIALLCRAYGVGATDPDGANYQTVLSQLIAAVMGRGVFYYVAMAAILCVLALSANTSYAGFPLVCQVLARERYLPPGFAHRGRRLALSRGILTLSTLAAVLLIVCKGITDRLIPLFAIGALMAFTLSQAGMVVHWSRHREDEGWRWRRALNGAGAVMTALTLCIVGVSKFVHGGWAAFVLVPVGLLVLSRVHAAYTRTRQVTELKRPVLLTPASPIVAVVPVDRWSHASETALRFALTLSDDVRAVHICSGDTDEAALDAQWQRFVQAPLQDAGRKPPPLVHVGSPYRALVWPLMDYLDALLEEVPGGTVAMVLPELLENRWYRAMLYGRRSELLRSALLLSGERRLVVVSVPWYMRTQAHPAPHSAWGDPAHPGDSG, encoded by the coding sequence ATGCCCCGGCGCCGCGAGGGCAACGGACTCATGGACCTGCTCCTGGGGCGCCCGCTCACCAGCGCGCAGGCGATGCAGGAGAAGACGGGCGTCCTCACCGGCGTGGCCCTGCTCGGGCTGGATGCGCTGTCCTCCGCCGCGTACGGCCCGGAGGCCGCGCTCACCGTGCTGCGTCCGCTGGGGGCCTCGGGGTTGTGGCTGCTCTTCCCCATCACCGCCGCCATCGTCGGGCTCTTGATGATCGTCGCGAGCTCGTACGCGCAGACCCTCGCCGCGTATCCCAGCGGTGGCGGCGCGTACACCGTGGCGAAGCAGAACCTGGGGCGGGGCGCGGGGCTGCTCGCGGCGACGGCGCTGATGCTGGACTACCTGCTCAACGTGGCGGTGGGCATCTCCGCCGGAACGGGCGCGCTGGTGTCCGCGCTCCCCGCCTTGCGGCCGCACACGCTGCCCATCACCCTGGGCATCCTGGCGCTGCTCACCGTGGTGAACCTGCGCGGCGTCAGCGAAGCGGGCGCCGTGTTCGTCGTGCCCACGTGGTTCTTCATCACCTCGTTGAGCGTGGTGCTGGCCGTGGGCCTCTTCAAGCTGGCCACCGGTGACGCGATGCCCGTGCAGCAGCCGCCGCCGCTGGCTGTGCCCACCGCGTCCCTGGGCGCGTGGCTGGTGATTCGCGCCTTCGCCAGCGGATGCACGGCGATGACGGGCGTGGAGGCCATCAGCAACGCCGTGCCCATCTTCCGCGACCCGTCCATCCGCCGCGCGCGCACCACGCTGGGCATCATCGTGGGCGTCCTGGTGACGATGCTGCTGGGCATCGCGCTCCTGTGCCGGGCGTACGGCGTGGGCGCCACGGACCCCGACGGCGCGAACTACCAGACGGTGCTGTCGCAGCTCATCGCGGCGGTGATGGGGCGCGGCGTCTTCTACTACGTGGCCATGGCCGCCATCCTCTGCGTGCTCGCGCTGTCCGCGAACACCAGCTACGCGGGCTTCCCGCTCGTCTGCCAGGTGCTGGCGCGCGAGCGCTACCTGCCGCCGGGCTTCGCCCACCGGGGCCGCAGGCTCGCCCTGTCGCGCGGCATCCTCACCCTGTCCACGCTCGCGGCCGTGCTGCTCATCGTGTGCAAGGGCATCACGGATCGGCTGATTCCCCTGTTCGCCATTGGCGCGCTGATGGCCTTCACCTTGTCCCAGGCCGGCATGGTGGTGCACTGGAGCCGGCACCGGGAGGATGAGGGCTGGCGGTGGCGCCGGGCCCTCAACGGCGCGGGAGCGGTGATGACGGCGCTCACGCTGTGCATCGTGGGCGTGTCCAAGTTCGTGCACGGCGGCTGGGCCGCGTTCGTCCTCGTGCCCGTGGGCTTGCTGGTGCTGTCGCGCGTTCACGCCGCGTACACGCGCACGCGGCAGGTGACGGAGCTGAAGCGGCCCGTACTCCTGACGCCCGCGTCACCGATTGTCGCCGTGGTGCCCGTGGACCGCTGGTCCCACGCGTCGGAGACGGCGCTGCGCTTCGCGCTGACGCTGAGCGATGACGTGCGCGCGGTGCACATCTGCAGCGGTGACACCGACGAGGCGGCGCTGGACGCCCAGTGGCAGCGCTTCGTCCAGGCGCCGCTCCAGGATGCCGGGCGCAAACCTCCGCCGCTCGTGCACGTGGGGTCGCCGTACCGCGCGCTGGTGTGGCCGCTGATGGACTACCTGGACGCGCTGCTCGAGGAGGTGCCGGGCGGCACCGTGGCCATGGTGCTGCCGGAGTTGCTGGAGAATCGCTGGTACCGGGCCATGCTCTACGGCCGCCGCTCGGAGCTGCTCCGCAGCGCGCTGCTGTTGTCCGGCGAGCGGCGCCTGGTGGTGGTCAGCGTGCCCTGGTACATGCGCACGCAAGCGCACCCGGCGCCGCACTCCGCCTGGGGCGACCCCGCCCACCCCGGAGACAGCGGGTAG
- the gspM gene encoding type II secretion system protein GspM, giving the protein MGKLRELIAPLQTWFERLSDRERKLVALASSAVLVFVLFVTLFSFANSAQGYRRRTQDKLAKLQEVQALATSYGQAQADRQNVEQQLTQSNVRLITYIEDKATAAGLTVPNMTPKGDVGVGDGKIIESSVELTFTDVDLRKLTDFLRTVETGPGIVKVKYLRVEPRPATDTLTAWTTVATYRMKQ; this is encoded by the coding sequence ATGGGAAAGCTTCGAGAACTCATCGCGCCCCTCCAGACCTGGTTCGAGCGGCTCTCCGACCGCGAGCGCAAGCTCGTGGCGCTGGCCAGCTCCGCGGTGCTGGTGTTCGTGCTCTTCGTCACCCTCTTCAGCTTCGCCAACAGCGCGCAGGGCTACCGCCGGCGCACGCAGGACAAGCTGGCGAAGCTGCAGGAGGTGCAGGCGCTGGCGACCAGCTACGGTCAGGCGCAGGCGGACCGGCAGAACGTGGAGCAGCAGCTCACCCAGAGCAACGTGCGGCTCATCACGTACATTGAAGACAAGGCCACCGCCGCGGGCCTCACCGTCCCCAACATGACGCCCAAGGGCGACGTGGGCGTGGGGGACGGGAAGATCATCGAAAGCTCCGTGGAGCTGACCTTCACGGACGTGGACCTGCGCAAGCTGACGGACTTCCTGCGCACGGTGGAGACGGGCCCGGGCATCGTGAAGGTGAAGTACCTGCGCGTGGAGCCCCGGCCCGCCACGGACACCCTGACGGCGTGGACGACCGTCGCCACCTACCGGATGAAGCAATAG
- a CDS encoding sigma 54-interacting transcriptional regulator: protein MPELVFFRRGEEVLRVAVDRARVVLGRGDSSDVAIPDPEVSRQQVALLWDGQKCRVEDLSGKGTKVAGAMVEHADLPDGADIELGQWRAVFRQHGASDDADAATEAGSATAVQGRDSQRWQAAQLRVKQGGSEAVHRLTGDSFTVGKDAGNDLVLQDRFISSRHLKVTRREGVFHVVDLRSTNGTWLGPVRLFEAEVTLPTTLRVGEAELILETVPAAKKEAQAFHGILGNDPSVRQLTDLIQRVAPSTAAVTILGESGTGKELVANALHACSPRANRPLIPVNCAAISKELIESELFGHEKGAFTGSVGARKGAFEEADGGTLFLDEIGELPLDLQAKLLRALESGEIKRVGASRPLHVDVRVVAATNRDLLAAAREGRFREDLYYRLCVVPLHLPPLRSRRGDVVALAEHFMRAFAPRGQTVRFTPAALDRLQQHAWPGNIRELRNVVHRALLLRKGPSIDASDLSFDQEVNRETGITVPELPPGMTLEQMLEKLERQIIETALRRFNNNRERVARELGLARSTLFKRLKDWGLTKQDEQE from the coding sequence ATGCCGGAGCTGGTGTTCTTCCGTCGAGGCGAGGAAGTGCTGCGGGTGGCGGTGGACCGGGCGCGGGTGGTGCTCGGCCGGGGCGACTCCAGCGACGTGGCCATTCCGGATCCGGAGGTGAGCCGCCAGCAGGTGGCCCTCCTGTGGGACGGCCAGAAGTGCCGCGTGGAGGATCTGTCCGGCAAGGGCACGAAGGTCGCGGGCGCGATGGTGGAGCACGCGGACCTGCCGGACGGCGCGGACATCGAGCTGGGCCAGTGGCGCGCGGTGTTCCGCCAGCACGGCGCCAGCGACGACGCGGACGCGGCCACGGAGGCCGGCAGCGCCACCGCCGTGCAGGGCCGCGACTCGCAGCGCTGGCAGGCCGCGCAGCTGCGCGTGAAGCAGGGCGGCTCGGAAGCCGTGCACCGGCTCACCGGCGACAGCTTCACGGTGGGCAAGGACGCGGGCAACGACCTGGTGCTCCAGGACCGGTTCATCTCCAGCCGGCACCTCAAGGTGACTCGCCGGGAAGGCGTCTTCCACGTCGTGGACCTGCGCTCCACCAACGGCACCTGGCTGGGGCCGGTGCGCCTCTTCGAGGCGGAGGTGACGCTGCCCACCACGCTGCGCGTGGGCGAGGCGGAGCTGATCCTGGAGACCGTGCCCGCGGCGAAGAAGGAGGCGCAGGCCTTCCACGGCATCCTCGGGAACGACCCGTCCGTGCGGCAGCTCACGGACCTGATTCAGCGCGTGGCGCCGTCCACCGCGGCCGTCACCATCCTGGGCGAGTCCGGCACGGGCAAGGAGCTGGTGGCGAACGCGCTGCACGCGTGCTCGCCGCGCGCGAACCGGCCGCTCATCCCGGTCAACTGCGCCGCCATCTCCAAGGAGCTGATCGAGAGCGAGCTGTTCGGCCACGAGAAGGGCGCGTTCACCGGCTCCGTGGGCGCGCGCAAGGGCGCCTTCGAGGAGGCGGACGGCGGCACGCTGTTCCTGGACGAGATTGGCGAGCTGCCCCTGGACCTCCAGGCGAAGCTGCTGCGCGCGCTGGAGAGCGGCGAAATCAAGCGCGTGGGCGCCAGCCGCCCGCTGCACGTGGACGTGCGCGTGGTGGCGGCCACCAACCGCGACCTGCTGGCGGCGGCGCGCGAGGGCCGCTTCCGCGAGGACCTCTACTACCGCCTGTGCGTCGTGCCCCTGCACCTGCCGCCCCTGCGCAGCCGCCGGGGAGACGTGGTGGCGCTGGCGGAGCACTTCATGCGCGCGTTCGCCCCGCGCGGACAGACGGTGCGCTTCACGCCGGCCGCGTTGGACCGGCTCCAGCAGCACGCGTGGCCGGGCAACATCCGCGAGCTGCGCAACGTGGTGCACCGCGCGCTGCTGTTGCGCAAGGGCCCGTCCATCGACGCGAGCGACCTGTCCTTCGACCAGGAGGTCAACCGCGAGACGGGCATCACCGTGCCGGAGCTTCCACCGGGCATGACGCTGGAGCAGATGCTGGAGAAGCTGGAGCGGCAGATCATCGAAACCGCGCTGCGACGCTTCAACAACAACCGCGAGCGCGTGGCGCGAGAGCTGGGCCTCGCGCGCTCCACCCTCTTCAAGCGCCTGAAGGACTGGGGCCTGACGAAGCAGGACGAGCAGGAGTGA
- a CDS encoding RNA polymerase sigma factor has translation MGPHAAVLPFPTLDALYALHRPRALAIARRIVGDTDDAEDVVQDVFLRLSRQPPGLDGRATWTTWLHRVMVNSSINWLRARRRRERLTHAPQEAVSPEAHAMGTQMQEHFHEALEEVNPQQRQVLYLREVRGLGSAEIARLLRIPEGTVKSALHRGRQRALTVMEERGQRP, from the coding sequence ATGGGCCCGCACGCCGCCGTCCTCCCCTTCCCCACCCTGGATGCTTTGTACGCCCTTCACCGTCCCCGAGCGCTGGCCATTGCCCGGCGCATCGTGGGGGACACCGACGACGCGGAGGACGTGGTGCAGGACGTCTTCCTGCGCCTGTCGCGGCAGCCACCGGGACTGGATGGACGGGCGACGTGGACGACCTGGCTGCACCGGGTGATGGTCAACAGCAGCATCAACTGGCTGCGCGCGCGCAGGCGCCGGGAGCGGCTGACGCACGCGCCCCAGGAGGCCGTGTCGCCAGAGGCCCACGCCATGGGCACGCAGATGCAGGAGCACTTCCACGAAGCGCTGGAGGAGGTGAACCCCCAGCAGCGGCAGGTGCTCTACCTGCGCGAGGTGCGCGGCCTGGGCTCCGCTGAAATCGCCCGGCTCCTGCGCATCCCCGAGGGCACCGTGAAGAGCGCCCTGCACCGCGGCCGCCAGCGCGCCCTCACCGTGATGGAGGAGCGCGGCCAGCGGCCTTGA
- the gspN gene encoding type II secretion system protein GspN — protein MATESKIARWKLVLGYTAFAVVAFILCLLLTFPYDAVRSRLVTEAAAHGLAVRIDSLRPGLSGVTATNVRLSKPPTPLGSESVAALARGESGGLGPDELGQPLIFDSVALRPSLFPVGVVVKMKGMGGTVNIHVGGMSSTSLNVDVDGVQAGGGNLPAYTGVDMEGTLNAKLALTAPGTLIRGQPVDWSQASGTVALDTQGLTIKGGKAAIPMGGGPAMPMELPRVVLGELKGDVQFDKGMGTVRDLNLKSEDLEGSGTGTLKLGRRLEYSELGLDVRLKFEQAFQQRLGPLALAVNMLPQDRDNPGWRGGRLTGMVSSPRFGPKR, from the coding sequence ATGGCCACTGAATCCAAGATCGCCCGCTGGAAGCTCGTCCTGGGCTACACCGCCTTCGCGGTGGTGGCGTTCATCCTCTGCCTGCTGCTCACCTTCCCGTACGACGCGGTCCGCTCGCGGCTGGTGACGGAGGCCGCGGCCCACGGGCTGGCGGTGCGCATCGACAGCCTGCGTCCCGGCCTGTCCGGCGTCACCGCCACCAACGTGCGCCTGAGCAAGCCGCCCACGCCGCTGGGCTCGGAGTCCGTGGCGGCGCTCGCCCGGGGTGAGTCCGGCGGGCTGGGTCCGGACGAGTTGGGCCAGCCGCTCATCTTCGACAGCGTGGCCCTGCGCCCGTCCCTCTTCCCGGTCGGCGTGGTGGTGAAGATGAAGGGCATGGGCGGCACGGTGAACATCCACGTGGGCGGCATGAGCAGCACGTCGCTGAACGTGGACGTGGACGGCGTGCAGGCCGGCGGCGGAAACCTGCCGGCGTACACGGGCGTGGACATGGAAGGCACCCTCAACGCGAAGCTCGCGCTCACGGCGCCGGGGACCCTGATTCGCGGTCAGCCGGTGGACTGGTCCCAGGCGTCCGGCACGGTGGCGCTGGACACCCAGGGGCTCACCATCAAGGGCGGCAAGGCGGCCATCCCCATGGGCGGCGGGCCCGCCATGCCCATGGAGCTGCCGCGCGTGGTGCTGGGCGAGCTGAAGGGCGACGTCCAGTTCGACAAGGGCATGGGCACGGTGCGCGACCTGAACCTCAAGAGCGAGGACCTGGAAGGCTCCGGCACCGGCACGCTGAAGCTGGGCCGCCGGCTGGAGTACAGCGAGCTGGGGCTCGACGTGCGGCTGAAGTTCGAGCAGGCCTTCCAGCAGCGGCTGGGCCCCCTGGCGCTCGCGGTGAACATGCTGCCGCAGGACCGGGACAACCCGGGTTGGCGCGGCGGCCGGCTCACCGGCATGGTGAGCAGCCCCCGCTTCGGTCCCAAGCGGTAG
- a CDS encoding type II secretion system minor pseudopilin translates to MAFPYFQQASRRRGKARTAVPQAPAQQRSPAERKHRRSRGVALIIALVSITLLTVVATEFAYNTRVDLQLAANQRDEVRAYYMARSGLSLGRLLLRFQKQVDQTPIPNPASILGALTGGGANGAGGANAFQPQSLNLQLWKLARVDCHMLKGLVKSDGAEDASGRPIETEPLQADSNFQMEGEDGENAGAATQMAAQMQRRSFGGFEGCFLATISDEEEKLNVMRLNTGGAEAQATALRMADMFADKRFEFLWQQDDANHVRSTPQDTVIALKDWSDEDTTQSTFNRNDPTNPFVSGFADEGSPYSRYEPRYDVKNARFDSLDELYRVHGINDRFMAAFRDRLTVYPDINSKPNINTDDPIMLGLAIMSAADPNRPDPRLTDPVFLNELISRIRAARMFNFFGMSVSDFLGVVEQAGIAVNPLIKGNVQQNRYLGDKSKTFTIKSVGEAGSVQKTLTAVIRLDDGLGKLVYYREE, encoded by the coding sequence ATGGCCTTCCCCTACTTCCAGCAGGCGTCCCGCCGGCGCGGCAAGGCGCGGACGGCCGTCCCCCAGGCGCCGGCGCAGCAGCGCTCGCCGGCGGAGCGCAAGCACCGGCGCTCGCGCGGCGTGGCGCTCATCATCGCGCTCGTGTCCATCACGCTGCTCACGGTGGTGGCCACGGAGTTCGCCTACAACACCCGCGTGGACCTGCAGCTCGCCGCCAACCAGCGCGACGAAGTGCGCGCCTACTACATGGCCCGCTCCGGCCTGTCGCTGGGGCGGCTCTTGCTGCGCTTCCAGAAGCAGGTGGACCAGACGCCCATCCCCAACCCCGCGAGCATCCTGGGCGCACTCACGGGCGGCGGCGCCAACGGCGCGGGCGGCGCCAACGCGTTCCAGCCGCAGTCGCTCAACCTCCAGCTCTGGAAGCTGGCGCGGGTGGACTGCCACATGCTCAAGGGCCTGGTGAAGAGCGACGGCGCGGAGGACGCGAGCGGCCGCCCCATTGAGACGGAGCCCCTGCAGGCGGACTCCAACTTCCAGATGGAGGGCGAGGACGGGGAGAACGCGGGCGCGGCCACGCAGATGGCGGCGCAGATGCAGCGCAGGTCCTTCGGCGGCTTCGAGGGCTGCTTCCTCGCGACCATCAGCGACGAGGAGGAGAAGCTCAACGTCATGCGCCTGAACACCGGCGGCGCGGAGGCGCAGGCCACCGCCCTGCGCATGGCGGACATGTTCGCGGACAAGCGCTTCGAGTTCCTCTGGCAGCAGGACGACGCCAACCACGTGCGCTCCACGCCGCAGGACACCGTCATCGCGCTGAAGGACTGGTCGGACGAGGACACGACCCAGTCCACCTTCAACCGCAACGACCCCACCAACCCCTTCGTCTCCGGCTTCGCGGACGAGGGTTCACCGTACAGCCGCTACGAACCGCGCTATGACGTCAAGAACGCGCGCTTCGACAGCCTGGACGAGCTGTACCGCGTGCATGGCATCAACGACCGCTTCATGGCGGCCTTCCGCGACCGGCTCACGGTGTACCCGGACATCAACTCCAAGCCGAACATCAACACCGACGACCCCATCATGCTGGGGCTGGCCATCATGTCCGCCGCGGACCCCAACCGGCCGGACCCGCGCCTGACGGACCCGGTGTTCCTCAACGAGCTCATCAGCCGCATCCGCGCCGCGCGCATGTTCAACTTCTTCGGCATGTCGGTGTCGGACTTCCTGGGCGTGGTGGAGCAGGCGGGCATCGCGGTCAACCCGCTGATCAAGGGCAACGTCCAGCAGAACCGCTACCTGGGCGACAAGAGCAAGACATTCACCATCAAGTCCGTGGGAGAAGCGGGCAGCGTCCAGAAGACGCTCACCGCCGTCATCCGCCTGGACGACGGGCTGGGCAAGCTCGTGTATTACAGAGAGGAATAG